CCCGTTCGCCGCACCGCCCACACATCGCGTCCGGCCACTGGTCGCCGCGCGCCACTGCCCTTCgggagggccaccgatggctcTCGCCGACGCGGTCACTGCTGCCTTGCgcgaggccaccgccatcccggccTCAGGCTCATCACATCGCCTTCCAAGTCCcgcggggagccaccggcacacacgagccggtggaggcagcGGTCGGAGCGCGCGACGGAGCCACGGGTCCGCAACCGCCTTCCgcacacggacgccgccgacgtgcacgagctggtggaggcgaccaTACGCGGTGGCGGGCGCTGGCGAGATCTGGATCAggtgggggtgagattcggaggagaggaggagcgaggagggctctgttgttgttttttttttctttttggggcagtacgtgttttttctgccCTTGAGGACCACGCCAGTCGGGATTAAAAGGCGCGTGGGGACAGCAGTGGCAGATTCATAATTTCGGTGAAGTGACATCCCGCGACGCCCcgtatcatcaccaccaactccaatttaatatattggtatagatgttgatatatttttgtatAAACTTGATCTAGctttaaatttttgactcagaCAAAGGTAGGACTTCTTAGAAACGGAGATACGTATTAGACCACTCTCAAAGGAAAGGTGCTTTTGCGACGTGCCGATCTGGCGACCTCTACCAGGCAATAGATTGACCCGGAGAGAGGCATACATATATATCGATTTGACATAACAATCATGTATTTATTAGCATAATACCACACGTTTGCTATGACTAGAAAGTACTGTATGTTTGAAAAGGATGTTATACTTTATCTTAGAACGCAATATTGTATTCGTTCTAATCCCAGTGGCTCGTAGAAAATCAACAAACAATTCAATCCTAACATGCCGCAAACCGTCGCcaccaattaatttaattaagtCTTTTATGAGAGTAAAAAAACTGATACAGACGGGATGATATAGACGGGCAAGTGAGAGATCATTTGTTCTATCACAGTAGTACATAATGTGAAAGTTTGACTTTTGTGTGACATTTCAAATCAAGATTTCAAATCAAGGTTGTCAAACAAAGATTTCAAATCAAGGTAGTTGGTACTTGTGTGTGGTTTGGAGGGATGGAGAAATGCGGGACACTCCCTGTATATAGAGAGAGATAAACATAAGATTCTGCATCTTACTACCTATTTCGGTACATAAGGTCTATCTTCAAAATCACAATACTAAGTATTAACCAAGTATAAAGTGTTTGACCAAGCAATAGATCTTATGTATTAAGTATCCCTCACTTTCATCCATTGGCTAGTCAAAAATTTAGTAGAACTTGCATCGGATGGTTTGAGATGAGAGTTGGCGAGAGAAGATAAGGGTCTtgtatataaaaaaatatatacagaTTTTTGTTAATAGCGCGCCTTGTATACCGAAACGGAAGTGAGTACGTGTACGTgaaattttgaaaagaaaaaaatttcGTCCATCTTCATGACAAGTCCAGGATTACTGTCTAGATATTGTGCCAATGAGTATGATTTATTAAATACTTTGACCAAAGGATAAACCCAAAAATCACTGCATGCAAACTACCAAAAGAAAGCACGACAAGATCGAATGTATGGAGCTATAGAGGCAGAAATACATAGATCTGTCTTCAAAAGTTCTTACTGATAATTGTGGTCTTCTTATCACATAAGTTATATACTCCCccgtcacatattaaatggtgaaatattacatgcatgtatttagacatatTTAAGTATATAAATACGTctatttttatacaaatttgagtcacttaatatgggacggagggagtattagtcaagtaattcttggtcaaaactTTGTCTCAATGAAACCAAATAAGCCAGCCTGTGTGAATAATGAGGAAGCGATAAAAATCATTAGTAATACTACTTTGAAAACAAATCTAAATTCATACACATAATCGTCACACACATGGAATCAAAGTATTTTAAACATACTGGTGATGAAAGCTACGTCCAAAATATTGTATTAAAAACCTGAAAGCACTTccaagttttctttttcgttttcttttcttttctttgcgcACAAATCATGTATGCCTTCTGACGATAATGCACTGTGATCGTCTCTCTCGGCCTATAAAACCGGCCCCCCATGCGCTCACAACGTCACGGAGCTACAACCAAGCTTCCTGATCAAGTCAAGATATGGCTTACAAGCTTGTCTTCATCAGTAGCTTCGCAGCGGCCATCGCCGTGCTCCAGACCATGCAGCCACGGCCGCCTGCCGCCATGAACGCCGCCACGCTCATCGACCGGCTGCGCTCCTTTCCGGCGCCGGTCTACGCTTATCTGACGGCGGCGATCATCGTCCTAGCATCGGCCATGTCAAAGCTGCTGCGCCGCTGGGACAACGGCCACGTGTACCTGGTGGAGTACGGGTGCTTCCGGCCACAGCCCTGCTACAGGACGCCATTGGCGGTGTGCCGGGAGCACGCGAAGCTGATGCCGTACCTGTTCGACGATGAGAGCGTGGAGTTCATGATGCGGCTGGTCCGGCGGTCGGGGCTGGGGGAGGAGACCTGCGTGCCCGTGGCGTACCACTACATGCCCCCCGACCGGAGCCTGGAGGCGTCCCGGCAGGAGGCCGAGCTCGTCATCTTCTCCGCCATCGACGACGCCTTCGCCAAGACAAGCTTGGAGCCGGCGGACATGGACGTGCTCGTCCTCAACTGCAGCGTCCTGTCCACCACGCCCTCCCTCGCCGACATGGTCATCAACAGGTATATTTGTTGCCCctcttcttttcggcttccgGGATGGGCTTCTCGGAGAAACTCTTCAAGCTTTCCCGCATGTGAAATTTTGCTAGGTTTCCAAATTAGTTTCGGTTGTCTAGCAAAATATTTAGGACGGCTTTTTCAGAAAACTGTGTAGAGCAGAGAAGCACGTCTTGAAAGCCGAAAAGAAGAGGGTCATTATCAAAGTGTAAAGTAAAATGGAGTATATGACCAAATTACCTGccttgggaaaaaaaaaaccaggtACAAGCTCCGTCCTGATGTGCGGAGTGTGAACCTCTCCGGGATGGGATGCAGCGCGGCGCTCGTGTCGGTCGGCCTCGTCAGGAACATCCTCAAGATCTCGCCGCCGGGCACAAACGCGCTGATCGTGTCCACGGAGATCCTATCGTCGCAATACTACATCGGCACGGACCGATCGATGCTTCTCCCCAACTGCCTCTTCCGCATGGGCGCGGCCGCCACGATCCTCTCCAACTCCCCGGAGAATGCCCGATTCCGGCTCGGCACCGTGGTGCGCACCGTCACCTCCGCACGGGACACGGACTACCGGTGCGTGTACATGGACGAGGACGACAAGGGCAACACCGCGATCCGCCTTTCCAGACACCTTCCTGCTACCGCCGGGCGCGCGCTGATGGACAACATCGCCTCCTTCGCGCCGCTCGTCCTTCCGATCTCCGAGAAACTCCGCATCGTGTTGTCTAGCCTCGTCAAGCGCGTGGCGGCGGCACTCGTGATGACCAACGGCGGACGCGGCGATGCGAGGCTCCACGACATCCTGGACTTCCACACGGCGTTCGAGCACTTCTGCATCCACGCAGGTGGGCGTAGTGTCATCGACGAGGCCCAGAAATGGCTCGAGCTCTCCGACCATGACGTCGAGGCATCGCGGATGACGCTGCACAGGTTGGGCAACACGTCAAGCAGCTCCGTGTTGTATGAGCTGGCTTACCTAGAGGCCAAGGGGTGGGTGAAGAAGGGTGACCGGGTGTGGATGATCTCCTTCGGCGCTGGGTTCGAGTGCAATAGCGTCGCATGGGAGTGCATCAAGCCGTCCGCCACTCCCACTAACGGGCCCTGGGCCGACTGTATCCACCGTTACCCGGTGCAGATCCCCAGCGTCGTCTAAGAAACCCATGTCTGATGTGAGAGAGTGCTAAAATATATTGCTCCCGCCTCTCTCCATCAGTTCGAACTCTTGAGTGAACAGTCTAGGTGCATACAATTCAATAAGGAGAGCCCCGTGAGAAGTATCAAATGTTTAGAAAAATATTAGCGACTTGGTGGATTCAAAAATATATAGCCCGAAAGAAACTATCGCTATTAACCATGCTTATCaattggaaatttggaatATTAGCAAATCTATCTTAACCAGCTTGTAATCGACAGGGCCCTGTGTAAAATGTTTTACTAGCAGTAACCTGCTGATACTCATCACACTTGGACACTCCGACCAGATTCAGCAAAACGATACAGTATGTGCTTACTTAGTCCTGTGTTTACACGAACCAGACAACTAATACTCTGCCTGAAGTTAAACTTGAACTACATAAATTTCTCCTCGATCTGCATCAACTGCATGCACAAAACACAAAAGCGTGTGCTGTAAACACCTGAAGAAACGAAACAAACGAAAACTTTTATCAGCTCGCAGTCATAGTGCCCCCCCTCCCCGGCTTCCTCCTATACACTTAATTTTTCAGGTTAGCGTCAGACAGGTCCCTCTCCCGGAGATGAACTGAGCTCCGCAGCCGTTCGTCAGGGAGCTGATCCGACGTCGTCTGGTGCCgccgctggaatgttgagatCGGGCAGCACGAAGCCCTCCCGGGCGCCCCGGTGCTCCGCCGCATGCTGGCCAAGCTGCTGCAGCATCGGCTTCCGTTGTCGAGGGCGATCCTCCTCTTCGGAAACGGTCCTCTTTCGCTTGCTCGAGGAGTGCTCCAACCTTGTCTGCAAATTGGTGAAAAGAAGGGAAATGTTAGTACGAGCTTCTCTTGTATGTTCAGCATGGCTATAAACTAGATAGCATTTGAATTCAGCTAGGAAGTAACTAGCCAACCCTGACAGACTGATACAGGTTGGACTCCGTATGTAATTCAGTTATTTTTATTCTTCTTACAGATCCTATCAGGGAAAATTGAGCAATTCATATGTCTGGAAGTTTCATACAAAAACATATCCTACTTCTAAAATCTATAGAAAAGTTCAGTTTATACAAATAAAATGAGTATCAAGTTTGGGTACAGGGTTCAAAGCGGCCACTGATATACTACCCACTACAATTAATCGCCGTGGCACagtgagctagctagccggcCAGTCAGCAACTGTACCAGTATGATCAACGCGCTATTATGAATTTAATTCAGCAGCACCGCCCGGAACAGGAGATAGTAGGTCCAGGATGTTTGGCCATTACAGTGGAAGGCCGGCCGGACGCCTTGATCATGCAAATGCCAGAACACAAGAGGTGAAGGAACGTCCAAACAAAACAAGGGCCATGGAGCATTCAGTTGGTCACACAGCACACACAGCACAGTAGGACAGTACGGTACTTGGCAGTACTCCACAGACTTATTACAGGCAATCGAGGTCAGCCGGCCGGCTTCGGCCACTCTGTCCGATCGACAGAACACGCCAGCATCTTGGCTCATAAATTGTGGCAGCGCTGCATCTGCAAGGCAGCATTCAGGGCATTGAAGAAGGGCACGAGATTGCCGTGCCTGGGGATCCGCCGAGCCGgtgtgttaatttgtttgtagTTATTGCAGGCAGGTTGGAGACTTGGATGTAGGTTGGCAACTTGGCCTGGCTAGCTCCTTCTTTATTGGAAAAAGAAGATTCTGGACAGCGTTCGGCCACCGAGGAAACGAAGCAtagcgtgcgtgcgtgcgtgcacaGTGCAAAGACAACTTTTATTACTCTGCTGTCTGTCCAAGTGTGCATCCATTTGCAGAGAAACAGTAGTGCACCGAACTGGCTGCAGATTCAAGGGAAGCTGGTGTATCCGGAAAGATGGTGGATGGATAACAAGAGCCTTCCATTTTGGAGATAAGAAAGGGCATGTGTTCTCtgttcagttcagttcagagTTCAGAGATGTTAGTAGACCACACACTGACACACAAGCAAAGTTGCTCCAGCTTAAGAATAACTGTTactcctctgtcccatattaagttacttaaatttgctcaaatatgaatgtatttatgcctaaaaaacatctagatacatgtaataaaaggCAAGTAATACATGTGGAAAAATTGGGACTACGATCGGCTTAACATGGCAGCTCGCGTCGGCACCAGGTCTTTCTACACTCTCTGCAGTTGGGCCCGGCGTTATGTCTGGCTGGCCATGATAATGCGGCGGCAAAGATATTTCTGGACCcaaattgttttgtttcttcgtGAAAAATCTATGTCCTTGCCTTTTAACCGGCTAAAGCTTATCGACTGCGTTCACCGTCCAGATTGATGACGGCAACGGTGGCGGAGAGGGATTTGACCGAGACCGAGGCATGTGTGTGCAAATGAAGCTCACTCAGGGTTCTGAGGCCTCAACTAAAACTAACCGAAAAATACAATTACGGAGTACTAGCATTCGGACGGAGGAAATAATTGGTAGTACGGACCTCTAGCGTGCCGTTCTCCCTGGACAGCGCCGAACAAGCCCTCTGCAGCGACTCCACCTCCTGCACATGTTGTTTCAGACAAAAGTATATGTAAGAAGACGAGATTGGAAAGATTAATACAGTAGTCGTCAGTGAGGGATTTTTCACCTCGCGGAGGCCGTCGTTCTCCGCCGCCAGGGACCGCACCAGCTGCTGCACCTCCGGGAGCCTCTGCATATATGCACGCACCACAGTCAGCCAGTCAAACAGTTAATTAAGCagagttcttttttcttcttcttccgaaTGTTACAATTAACAATTAAGCGGAGTGgatctctagctctctctcgtTTTCTTTTGACATCGTTCGTCATTGGTCCAGGACAGGACCGACCATTCAGTAGTGGTACACTGGTAGTGGTGAGTGGCGATGACTGACGGGGtgcgtatttttttttttgcgtatctttttttttttgcgtatCTTTTCTGTGCAGGCGCGCTTCTGTCCTCTGGATACATACAGATTACAGTACAGTACCACTTTTGTTTGCTCTCTCGGgtcttcccttcccttccaaTGGCAGCGCAGCAGCAGTGGTTGCACCGGCCGCTTTGAACAGtatctctctcactctctcacCCACACACGCGTCCTTTTACTTGGCTATCGATCGACTACTGTATATAGTGGTGTCTGACTGTCTGAGATTACGGTTATACAGGTGAGTGTGGGTTAAGTAGTGGAGTACAGTACGTACCATCTTCTTCCGGGAGCGCGGTCCGGGGGCGGCTGgccggggcggcgggcgccgtaCTCCGGCGGAGCACACCTGCAGCACAGCGGCAGAATTAAAGAAACGCCATCAGTTCGTTGTTAGCCTGACACGATCGAGCTGCTATACTAGTGCTAGAAACAGAACGTAGGTACGGAATACGAGCCAAACCGCACCATAGCCCTACCAAAATGAATGAAACGAGGAAGAACCGGAATGGGACGCATGTTCTTTACGAGAAAATGAAAAGGCGAAATcgagccaaaaaaaaaacaaagattaACAATCCGTGTAAGAAAGGCACGACGACGATGACAGAAGACAATTGAGCCAAAACTAAATCCCACCAAGAACCAAACCCCATCGTTGCTCGAAATAACGACTATGGATTAGCCAAAATCACATGAAACGCGTTACGGCTGATTTGGAAATTTTCGAGGCCGGGGCACCTAGCACAACACAACCTGCCCATCGATCTCATCTGCCACCGTATATATCCACACAGAACAAAcatgtcttctttcttctatTTGAGCATGTGACGTGCACTACACAGACTGTACACGCACACCCGCGTACACAGCTCGATCGAcaatgacaggtggggccagTAGAACAGAACCAAACCCAAAAGTGCGTCTAGgagctgctttttttttgagagagagcaGAGGAGCTGCTGGGGTAGACGTCAGGCCAGGGCCCGCATCGCACGCCGCGACACGTGGCGTGGAGCAGCCAGGCCAAGTGGGCCGCCTTATTGACGTCCGACTACCGGTCGTCCCTCCTTGGCTGGCTGCGCCACGCCAGCCGCCCAATAGGCCGCCACCACCGCACCGCAACAACAAACCGAAAGGAAAAACGAACCGCGAAAGGATAAAAGGGTCCGGCTTTCCTTGCCACCGAGAAGAGAGATCAGTTGTTGGAGTATTCGTGGATTGCCCGTGGCTAGCGACTACTGACTACTGGCCCCTCGGAGAAAGAGTAGCAGAGGAGTCAGTCAACCACGCTAAAGGCACCATTATTACTTTAAACGTTTATTCAGATGCGAAATTAAGAATCCTCAAAACAGTTTccactttttctttttccttcccACACTGCGAAGCGCACGGTTTGTGCATGCCAGATACACTGCAGTCTCGATCCAGAATTCCAGAGGAGACCGACACCCGCCAGTGCCCTGGCTGATGATCATCGACAGGCTCATAGGCATAGGATTGTTCGTTCTGGAGGCGGAAGATCTGCGTAACTTAGATTCGAACTGGGATATTTGGAATTTAGATAGGAGCAGATGTGAGATGCGAGAAAAGGTAGTTGTTTGAGGTGGGAgggagaaaaaggaagaaaaggcCGAGCGAACAAAAAGCGGGTGGTGaggacagagagagaggggtggAAAAGCGATGTTTCATCGAGAAGTCATCCGTGCTCTCCCCTTCTGGGTGCTGCTGCAGAGGACTCTGGGTGCTGACACGCTAGGGGCAGTTTGGTCAAAATTGCCATGGACcggaaagcaaagcaaagcagagGCAGGTAGCCAACCacgaggaaggaaggaaggaggcagAGAccagagagaagaagaa
This is a stretch of genomic DNA from Brachypodium distachyon strain Bd21 chromosome 1, Brachypodium_distachyon_v3.0, whole genome shotgun sequence. It encodes these proteins:
- the LOC100835305 gene encoding 3-ketoacyl-CoA synthase 6; this encodes MAYKLVFISSFAAAIAVLQTMQPRPPAAMNAATLIDRLRSFPAPVYAYLTAAIIVLASAMSKLLRRWDNGHVYLVEYGCFRPQPCYRTPLAVCREHAKLMPYLFDDESVEFMMRLVRRSGLGEETCVPVAYHYMPPDRSLEASRQEAELVIFSAIDDAFAKTSLEPADMDVLVLNCSVLSTTPSLADMVINRYKLRPDVRSVNLSGMGCSAALVSVGLVRNILKISPPGTNALIVSTEILSSQYYIGTDRSMLLPNCLFRMGAAATILSNSPENARFRLGTVVRTVTSARDTDYRCVYMDEDDKGNTAIRLSRHLPATAGRALMDNIASFAPLVLPISEKLRIVLSSLVKRVAAALVMTNGGRGDARLHDILDFHTAFEHFCIHAGGRSVIDEAQKWLELSDHDVEASRMTLHRLGNTSSSSVLYELAYLEAKGWVKKGDRVWMISFGAGFECNSVAWECIKPSATPTNGPWADCIHRYPVQIPSVV